The bacterium region AAATTGTATATGACGATGTGCAAGGTGGCCCAGGGAATCCGGGGTGTCAAGAGGTGGGAAAAACTCCGGAGAAGAGCAATTCACGGTCCGGACAGGAGGAGGCGAAAATAAAAAAAGAGTGCGCGCGGGTGCCGGTCTTTTCATGTGAGCTGTGGATTTTCGGCGAAAGGCTCTGGAATCCCACACTTTTCAGATTTTTCTGCGCGTTCGCTTCTTGATTGGAGTTTGGGCGCGGTGATATTCTCCATTCTCCGGGTTTTGGAACCCGCGGGCGCACTTACTCCCATTTCTGAGGTCATGCCGGCAACCCATGATGAGATTTCCGGGAAAGCTCTCTGTCTGGATTTTTGGCGCTCTGGTTTTGGCCGTGGGGATTTTTCTAACCGAGGCACCCCGCCATCCGGCCTGGGCGGCTTCGGCCGGCTCGGAAAAGTCCATCGAGGTCAATGTGGACGGCTATCCGGTTCCGGTGATGGCCCGGGCGAAGTTCCTGGGGTGGGTTCGCCGCGATCTGACCGATCGTATACCTGGCAAGGAGACGCTCTTCAAACAGTATGCGGACGAATGGGGGTTTGCCTTCGAGGTATTGTCCATCAACAACGTAGTATTCGCCATCAATCTGGATACGGATGGCCGCTACCCGTACGACATCACTCTTATGGATACGAACTGCGACGGTATCTTTGAGACCAAAATTGAAGAGAAGCCGGGAGAAAAAGTGGATGAAGGCATACCGGAGTGCGTTTTCCGCGCAGGTGTGCCGGAGAAATAGAGAAAGGCTTTGTTTCAATGATCTCCAGGGATGGTTTCTTTTGTTTTTGTAAAACACGAAAAATCCGTTCGTCTGTTTTTCTTCTGGCCTTTTCGGCGGTTTTTGCGGCCAGCGCCGTATTTTCGAAAATGGCCATCTCCGCGGCGCCGGACCCGGAGTTGCGCCGCGTCCGGGTTCGCAACGTTCTGTTGGACTCACGTACAACACAGCCCGTCGTTTTGCTGGAAGAAATTCAAGGAGGAAAGGTTCTCCCGATATGGATCGGTCCATCGGAGGCACAGGCGATTCTCATGGAGATGCGGAAAATCCGCCCGCCCCGCCCCATGACGCACGATCTGCTCCGAGACATCCTCGGCGGCCTGCGCGCGCGGATTGACCGCGTGGTGATCACCGAGATGAAAAGCGGGACGTTTTACTCGAAGATCCATCTTCAGTCCGAAGGCCGAAGCCTGATCGTCGACAGCCGGCCCTCGGATGCGATCGCGCTGGCGCTGCGGGCCGGGGCGCCGATTTATGTCCGCGAAAAAGTGATGCAGGCGGCGTTCCCCTCGGAAGAAGGGCGGGACCTGACGCACCGCGCTCGGCTCGGACTGATCGTTCAAAAGATGACGCCCGCTCTCTCGCGCTACTTCGGCGCGGGCAAGGCGGATGGGCTCCTTGTCTCGAAAATCATGAACGGCGGCCCGGCTGCCCGCGCGGGATTGCGCCCGGGTGATGTGATCTACCAAGTAGGCGGGAAGCCGGTTTCGTCCGTGAGAGCGTTTGAGGAAAATTTTCTGGGACATTCGAGCGGTTTCACCGTCTCGGTGCGCAGGGGACATAAAGGCGAGGGATTGGAGATGAAGCTTTCTGCCGCGCCAGAACAAGGCGGCCGCGCCCAATGAATATCCTGTTTGTTTGCACGGGCAACCTGTGCCGCTCTCCCATGGCGGAGCGGATGCTGAAGAAATTCCTCTCCCGTGAGGGGCGCAAGGACGTGGAAGTTCGCTCGGCCGGCACGCACGCCATGACAGGAAATCCCTCTCCGGTGGAGGCGATTCAGGTGGCCAATCAGGCGGGGATCGATTTGACTCCCCATCAGGCGCAGCCGCTGACCGACGAGATTGTGGACTGGGCGGATCGGATTGTCGTCATGTCCCCCGATC contains the following coding sequences:
- a CDS encoding DUF151 domain-containing protein, which encodes MAISAAPDPELRRVRVRNVLLDSRTTQPVVLLEEIQGGKVLPIWIGPSEAQAILMEMRKIRPPRPMTHDLLRDILGGLRARIDRVVITEMKSGTFYSKIHLQSEGRSLIVDSRPSDAIALALRAGAPIYVREKVMQAAFPSEEGRDLTHRARLGLIVQKMTPALSRYFGAGKADGLLVSKIMNGGPAARAGLRPGDVIYQVGGKPVSSVRAFEENFLGHSSGFTVSVRRGHKGEGLEMKLSAAPEQGGRAQ
- a CDS encoding low molecular weight protein arginine phosphatase — translated: MNILFVCTGNLCRSPMAERMLKKFLSREGRKDVEVRSAGTHAMTGNPSPVEAIQVANQAGIDLTPHQAQPLTDEIVDWADRIVVMSPDHADYIEVNFPHGIEKIDEMAIYRPGGRPGDTIKDPYGQSLFHYRQYYGELMEAVQGFYAKLKNGFS